Proteins from a single region of Clostridia bacterium:
- a CDS encoding DUF3048 domain-containing protein codes for MVKRRRGGRRKGVVGLALALAVLLGASSLSGCSFGGSRGSGGPEANPAGRPGNTSNGEARASGAELPGALIAMIDNHPNARPQSGLDKADLVYEIDCEAGITRFMAIFYSQAAPKVGPIRSARFYYAQLAKPYQAPYAHAGGNMDVLAMLKSSAYRNFPDLDEIYNASRYFWRERGRKAPHNLYTSTDKMLEGARDKGYTLHPLDPLPTGTVEGGTACPSFTLEYANKPSYTYRTQYVYGEGKYAKLVNGRPFRVDNGTQIRTDNVIVMVAKSRWIKREQWETDIDVIGQGQAYYFVGGKVYQGTWYKPSVDEPLQFWYGNQRMAFAPGKTWINVIPEASKLQMDL; via the coding sequence ATGGTTAAGCGGCGCCGGGGAGGCCGGAGAAAAGGAGTCGTTGGGTTAGCCTTGGCCTTAGCGGTCTTGTTGGGAGCGAGTTCGCTTTCCGGGTGCTCTTTTGGGGGCAGTCGGGGAAGCGGGGGGCCCGAGGCCAATCCCGCTGGGCGGCCAGGCAATACCAGCAACGGGGAAGCACGGGCTTCCGGGGCCGAGCTTCCCGGCGCCCTAATCGCTATGATTGACAATCACCCCAATGCCCGGCCTCAAAGCGGCTTGGATAAAGCCGACCTAGTGTACGAAATCGACTGCGAAGCCGGCATCACCAGATTTATGGCCATCTTCTATTCCCAGGCTGCGCCCAAGGTAGGGCCAATTCGCAGCGCCCGCTTTTACTATGCCCAGCTGGCCAAGCCTTATCAGGCGCCCTATGCCCATGCCGGAGGCAACATGGATGTGCTGGCTATGCTCAAGAGCTCAGCTTATCGCAATTTCCCGGACCTAGATGAAATTTATAACGCCTCCCGCTACTTTTGGCGGGAGCGGGGGCGTAAGGCACCCCACAATCTATATACCAGTACCGACAAAATGCTGGAAGGGGCAAGGGATAAGGGCTATACCCTCCATCCATTGGACCCGCTCCCCACAGGAACGGTGGAGGGGGGAACCGCCTGCCCCAGCTTTACCCTGGAATATGCTAACAAGCCTAGCTATACCTATCGCACCCAGTATGTCTATGGTGAAGGAAAGTACGCCAAGCTAGTCAACGGCAGGCCTTTCCGGGTCGATAATGGTACCCAGATTCGCACTGATAACGTCATCGTTATGGTGGCTAAAAGTCGTTGGATCAAGCGGGAGCAATGGGAGACCGACATTGATGTCATCGGGCAGGGCCAGGCCTATTACTTCGTAGGAGGTAAGGTCTACCAAGGCACCTGGTATAAGCCCAGCGTGGATGAGCCTCTACAATTCTGGTATGGCAACCAGCGCATGGCCTTTGCCCCCGGAAAGACATGGATCAACGTCATACCAGAAGCCAGCAAGCTGCAAATGGATCTTTAA